GATCGGGCCGACGATCGGCGCCCCGCCCGCGATACTCGAATAGTGATGTCCCAGCAGGACGGGTTTCGTCGCCGGGACGTACTCTTGGCCGTCTTGATACTTGTGTGCGGGCGTCTCGCGGGTGTCGTCAAGGCCGATGAATTGCGAGAGATATCGCCCATAACCGATATACGCGACCGTGAACGTCACCAGTACGATCGCGACGATCCAGATAACTCCTGCCATGCGTAGCTCTATCGCCGAATCGTTCAGGATTGATATAAGCATACCCCATTCTTTCAGCGATCAATCGTTCGCGTCTCCATGTCGATTGTTCGAAATAGAGTACGTGCGCGTCCTGTTACGATGATCAATTCACCCGTCTCAGATCTCGACGGCGAGTTCCGCGGCGACCTCCTCCAGTAGGTCGCCCTTGACCTCCCGCACCCGCGTCTCGATCTCGCCGACGATCGGCGCGTCGAAGGAGTCGTGCATCTCGTCGACCCGCTCGCGCTCGGTCGCGACCTTCTCGCGGAGGAAGCGCGCGCCGCGGCCCTCCTCGTGGGCCTCCGGTTCGGGCGTTCGCTTGTTGATCACGACCCCTGCGACCGAGAGGCCGTACTCGCGGTGGGTCGAAAGCGAGCGCTCGGTCTCGCGCACCGAGAGCTCGTCGGGCGTACAGACCAGGTAGAACGCGCTCTCGCGAAGCGCCTCGCCCGCGAACGCGAAGCGCTCCTTTCGTCCCTGCAGTCGCGCGAGGATCGGATCGCCCTCGCGGACTCGGCGGGGCTCCTGCTCGCCGATGGCCGCCATCTCGAAGTAGTCAATGCTCTTCTCGCGCTTGTGGGCGAGCCGGTCGATCCACTTCTCCAAGAGATCCGGAAGCGAGAGCAATCGCAGCGTCGAGCCCGTCGGCGAGGTGTCGAAGACCACGCGATCACAGTCGG
The sequence above is drawn from the Halalkalicoccus subterraneus genome and encodes:
- a CDS encoding ArsA family ATPase, whose translation is MAEYVFFGGKGGVGKTTVASAYALKCARAGLETLVVSTDPAHSTGDVFDQEFGDDPRPVEGIENLQALEIDPESEVQEHLQETKRALGEQLSPSMAGEIDLQIEMAHRTPGAYEAALLDRFIDVMREADCDRVVFDTSPTGSTLRLLSLPDLLEKWIDRLAHKREKSIDYFEMAAIGEQEPRRVREGDPILARLQGRKERFAFAGEALRESAFYLVCTPDELSVRETERSLSTHREYGLSVAGVVINKRTPEPEAHEEGRGARFLREKVATERERVDEMHDSFDAPIVGEIETRVREVKGDLLEEVAAELAVEI